A single Candidatus Zixiibacteriota bacterium DNA region contains:
- a CDS encoding sugar phosphate nucleotidyltransferase translates to MNYAVILAGGRGERFWPLSRGGHPKQLLEITSDKTMLQETIDRISDFIPIERTLIVTGQNLKSPILEKIKVLKEKNLLIEPEVRNTCMAIGVAAVHLKKIDPSATMIVLSSDHYIQTKEKLQKVLKVGAEVANQGENLITIGIVPSRAETAYGYIEFSDLFTSIDNITVYRINRFREKPNRMLAQEYYYDRKHLWNSGIFIWTVDTILKALQRYMPDIYQELDLYAREIGIKSQEQALKTLYTRAENISIDCAVLEKAENVLTIKADLIWDDIGSWLALERIKQRDRENNVIIGKAQVTGTYETTIVNDGSGIIATLGVSDLVIVRTGDIVFVAHKTRVQDVKELLQKFASDKNLEEYL, encoded by the coding sequence TTGAATTATGCAGTGATTTTAGCCGGGGGGAGAGGGGAGAGGTTCTGGCCTCTTTCCAGGGGAGGTCATCCCAAGCAGTTATTAGAGATTACCTCAGATAAGACTATGTTGCAGGAAACCATTGACCGGATCAGCGATTTCATACCGATTGAAAGAACCCTGATCGTTACCGGGCAGAATTTAAAGAGTCCTATCCTCGAAAAGATTAAGGTGCTAAAGGAAAAAAACCTTTTGATAGAACCAGAGGTCAGGAACACCTGTATGGCAATAGGAGTGGCGGCAGTTCACCTAAAAAAAATCGACCCATCAGCAACGATGATAGTCCTTTCCTCAGACCATTACATCCAGACCAAAGAGAAGCTACAAAAGGTGTTAAAAGTGGGGGCAGAGGTGGCTAATCAGGGAGAAAATCTCATTACCATAGGCATTGTACCCTCCCGGGCTGAAACCGCATATGGATATATCGAGTTTTCTGATCTCTTTACCTCTATTGACAACATAACGGTATATCGGATTAACCGTTTCAGGGAAAAACCGAACCGCATGCTGGCCCAGGAATATTATTATGACCGAAAACACCTCTGGAATAGCGGAATTTTTATCTGGACTGTGGATACGATCCTCAAAGCTCTGCAGAGGTATATGCCAGATATTTATCAGGAGTTGGACCTGTATGCCAGGGAAATAGGCATCAAAAGCCAGGAACAGGCATTAAAAACCTTGTATACAAGAGCTGAGAATATCTCCATCGACTGCGCGGTTTTAGAAAAGGCGGAGAATGTCCTGACCATAAAGGCAGATCTAATCTGGGACGACATCGGCTCTTGGCTGGCTCTGGAAAGGATCAAGCAGAGGGACCGGGAGAACAACGTCATAATCGGGAAAGCCCAGGTTACCGGGACCTATGAGACCACCATTGTCAACGATGGGTCTGGGATAATAGCCACTCTGGGAGTTTCTGATCTGGTTATTGTCAGGACCGGGGATATTGTTTTCGTGGCGCATAAAACCAGGGTTCAGGATGTCAAAGAGCTTCTCCAAAAATTTGCCTCTGATAAAAACCTGGAAGAGTATCTCTAA